One genomic segment of Occultella kanbiaonis includes these proteins:
- a CDS encoding phosphotransferase family protein — MTTETRYVRPPRETLDALLEEGFRAAGESARPPDATWIEVGSSTLVVLAGRTALRVARQPSVAGELRRAQALVDALPALPFAVPESTGEPVTIDGFQAIPTLLVEGEPHPPNEGDPEPIRDLLEAVHSLDPGPLRPHLAQPRSFMGGADWEQVLRDRVVELLSPNLQDEARRRIDALAGLEPPSVVVNHGDLAGSNVLWHDGRVSGVLDWDLTALDDPAEDLSSLASWHGWALAPALADPATVARAEVFRRSVGLQQVAFSVLHDRPADEVARVVARAERHLAA; from the coding sequence ATGACGACCGAGACCCGCTACGTCCGGCCGCCGCGGGAGACCCTCGACGCGCTGCTCGAGGAGGGATTCCGCGCCGCCGGCGAGAGCGCGCGCCCTCCGGACGCGACCTGGATCGAGGTCGGCTCGAGCACCCTCGTCGTGCTCGCCGGCCGCACCGCCCTGCGCGTCGCGCGCCAGCCGTCCGTTGCCGGCGAGCTGCGCCGGGCCCAGGCCCTCGTCGACGCCCTGCCGGCCCTGCCGTTCGCGGTGCCGGAGTCCACCGGCGAACCCGTGACCATCGACGGTTTCCAGGCCATCCCGACGCTGCTGGTCGAGGGCGAGCCGCATCCGCCGAACGAGGGCGACCCGGAGCCGATCCGAGACCTGCTGGAGGCCGTGCACTCCCTCGACCCCGGACCGCTCCGACCGCACCTGGCGCAGCCGCGATCGTTCATGGGCGGCGCCGACTGGGAGCAGGTGCTGCGCGATCGCGTCGTGGAGTTGCTGAGCCCGAACCTGCAGGACGAGGCCCGACGGCGCATCGATGCCCTTGCAGGTCTCGAGCCTCCGTCGGTGGTCGTCAACCACGGCGACCTCGCCGGCTCGAACGTGCTCTGGCACGACGGCCGGGTCAGCGGGGTCCTCGACTGGGACCTGACCGCCCTGGACGACCCTGCCGAGGACCTGTCCAGCCTCGCGTCCTGGCATGGCTGGGCGCTCGCGCCAGCACTCGCCGATCCCGCCACCGTTGCGCGCGCGGAGGTGTTCCGGCGGTCTGTCGGGTTGCAGCAGGTCGCCTTCAGCGTGCTGCACGACCGCCCGGCGGACGAGGTGGCCCGGGTCGTGGCGCGCGCCGAGCGGCACCTGGCCGCGTGA
- a CDS encoding GNAT family N-acetyltransferase, protein MPRTVQAVTDLRIVPANEATWDDLAAILGTRGEGSRCQCQRYKLARGEAFANFPVAERAARLREQTECENPGSETTSGLVAYDDGEPVGWCAVEPRPHYDGLVRVARVPWTGRDEDRADAGIWAVTCVFTRAGHRRRGISHALVRAAVDHARERGARALEGYPTRTAGTIEQDLHVGTIAAFAAAGLVAIGEPSPRRVVMRIDF, encoded by the coding sequence ATGCCACGGACCGTCCAAGCGGTCACGGACCTTCGGATCGTGCCCGCGAACGAGGCAACCTGGGATGACCTGGCGGCGATCCTCGGTACCCGCGGCGAAGGATCGCGGTGCCAGTGCCAGCGGTACAAGCTCGCCCGCGGCGAGGCGTTCGCCAACTTCCCGGTCGCCGAGCGCGCGGCCCGGCTGCGGGAGCAGACCGAGTGCGAGAATCCCGGCTCGGAGACCACCAGCGGACTCGTCGCCTATGACGACGGTGAACCCGTCGGGTGGTGCGCGGTCGAACCACGCCCCCACTACGACGGGCTGGTCCGCGTCGCGCGGGTGCCGTGGACCGGGCGTGACGAGGATCGCGCCGATGCGGGGATCTGGGCCGTGACCTGCGTCTTCACCCGAGCCGGCCACCGTCGCAGGGGGATCAGCCATGCCCTGGTGCGGGCCGCCGTCGACCATGCGCGAGAGCGTGGCGCCCGCGCCCTCGAGGGCTACCCGACCAGGACCGCGGGCACGATCGAGCAGGACCTGCACGTCGGTACCATCGCAGCGTTCGCCGCGGCGGGACTCGTCGCGATCGGTGAGCCGAGCCCGCGGCGGGTCGTCATGCGGATCGACTTCTGA
- a CDS encoding PspA/IM30 family protein, which yields MAESRIRTRLVRLVRVRRAGTPKGDPAERLAAHLSEQQALLATARRSLVDLSVSRRRTELQAGRAEDEARAATERARRAVADGQDEIGRRHLTDAIDAERRRDALRTRFATLDDQVTHLEQRLDLLESQLHHATAQLHDLRADRDAATAALNIQSALGAAGPQADQTAQARDHMRRIQAEAAARDEIAWDDPDSPQVRAAFADLERTIAANQRLITGLDQPPR from the coding sequence GTGGCTGAGAGCAGGATCCGTACGCGGCTGGTGCGCCTGGTGCGGGTGCGCCGCGCGGGTACCCCCAAGGGGGACCCAGCCGAGCGGCTCGCGGCCCACCTGTCCGAGCAGCAGGCGTTGCTCGCCACCGCGCGGCGCTCGCTCGTCGACCTGAGCGTGAGCCGCCGCCGCACGGAACTGCAGGCGGGACGCGCCGAGGACGAGGCGCGGGCCGCGACCGAGCGGGCCCGCCGGGCCGTCGCGGACGGGCAGGACGAGATCGGCAGGCGACACCTGACCGACGCGATCGACGCCGAGCGTCGCCGGGACGCGCTGCGCACGCGGTTCGCGACCCTGGACGACCAGGTCACCCACCTCGAGCAGCGCCTGGACCTGCTCGAGTCGCAGCTGCACCACGCCACCGCACAACTGCACGACCTGCGCGCCGACCGGGACGCCGCCACCGCAGCCCTGAACATCCAGTCAGCGCTCGGCGCCGCCGGGCCTCAGGCGGACCAGACCGCGCAGGCCCGCGACCACATGCGCCGTATCCAGGCCGAGGCGGCCGCCCGGGACGAGATCGCCTGGGACGACCCGGACTCCCCGCAGGTGCGAGCCGCGTTCGCGGACCTGGAGCGCACGATCGCCGCGAACCAGCGGCTGATCACGGGGCTCGACCAGCCGCCGCGCTGA
- a CDS encoding DUF4349 domain-containing protein, producing MTRLRWGLAFLLGTLLVAGCSNAGSGSGSEGAGGDAGHLSGGDGGSVAEQEAADRDISGDTQRQIITTGSATVVVEDPAEAADRVALLAETAGGRVDQRSERAAGSDGPDSLGSAHLTIRVPADEVNALIDELDELGEVHDLNQSAQDVTQVAVDLDARILALQASTDRLLQIMADAADSGDLLAAESALSERQAELESLQAERAYLADQVSMSTLDVNLEAQYEPTIETGGFLGGLETGWRALVTFASGLLVFLGVIAPWLLIVGVPVAAIVWVTRRRRRRASATTPTPGSPAPTDGEAAPDLT from the coding sequence ATGACGCGACTGCGGTGGGGCCTCGCATTCCTTCTCGGCACGCTGCTCGTGGCCGGGTGCTCGAACGCCGGATCGGGATCCGGATCGGAGGGTGCAGGCGGCGATGCCGGCCACCTGTCGGGCGGCGACGGCGGCAGTGTCGCCGAGCAGGAGGCGGCCGACCGCGACATCAGCGGCGACACCCAGCGGCAGATCATCACCACCGGGTCCGCGACCGTGGTGGTCGAGGACCCGGCGGAGGCCGCGGACCGGGTGGCCCTGCTCGCCGAGACGGCCGGCGGCCGGGTGGACCAGCGTTCGGAGCGGGCCGCCGGATCCGACGGGCCGGACTCCCTCGGCTCGGCGCACCTGACCATCCGGGTGCCGGCCGACGAGGTCAACGCGCTGATCGACGAGCTGGACGAGCTCGGCGAGGTCCACGACCTGAACCAGAGCGCCCAGGACGTCACTCAGGTCGCGGTGGATCTGGACGCCCGGATCCTGGCGCTGCAGGCCTCCACCGACCGGTTGCTGCAGATCATGGCGGACGCCGCGGACAGCGGTGACCTGCTCGCGGCCGAGTCGGCGCTGAGCGAGCGGCAGGCGGAGCTCGAGTCGCTGCAGGCCGAGCGCGCGTATCTCGCCGATCAGGTCTCGATGTCCACGCTGGACGTCAACCTGGAAGCGCAGTACGAGCCGACCATCGAGACCGGGGGCTTCCTCGGCGGCCTCGAGACCGGCTGGCGAGCGCTGGTCACGTTCGCGAGCGGACTGCTGGTGTTCCTCGGTGTGATCGCACCTTGGCTGCTCATCGTGGGCGTGCCGGTGGCCGCCATCGTGTGGGTGACCCGGCGGCGGCGCCGGCGGGCGTCCGCGACCACCCCCACCCCCGGGAGCCCGGCGCCCACCGACGGCGAGGCTGCCCCCGATCTGACCTGA
- a CDS encoding ABC transporter permease, producing MFVALRDLKFAKGRFALMGAVVTLITLLVVLLSGLTAGLGRENISAVADLDADHLVFAAPAADQDISFSDSAIPAQTQADWADVAGVDAVEPLTLGMTRAESGARTTGVAFFAVADASTLPPVAVRSGEVVLAEQAAEDLGVVAGDTVTVGGVDLEVAAVAGRDSYSHAPVAWISDADRPMTGTAPDAATVLAIRAGTADLAAADAALGTETVTVADSLNAIGSYSSENGSLQLMRGLLLAISALVIGAFFTVWTVQRSPEIAILKAVGASTGYLVRDAVGQAFVLLLFGTGLGAALAAGLGALAATAVPFVLDPATVLLPAALLVVLGLVGAAASLRRIATVDPLTALGAAR from the coding sequence GTGTTCGTAGCCCTCAGGGACCTGAAGTTCGCGAAGGGACGATTCGCCCTGATGGGCGCCGTCGTCACCCTCATCACCCTGCTCGTCGTGCTGTTGTCCGGGCTGACCGCCGGTCTCGGCCGCGAGAACATCTCGGCCGTCGCGGACCTGGACGCCGATCACCTGGTGTTCGCCGCACCGGCGGCGGACCAGGACATCTCGTTCTCCGACTCCGCGATCCCCGCGCAGACCCAGGCGGACTGGGCGGACGTGGCCGGCGTGGACGCGGTCGAACCGCTCACGCTCGGCATGACCCGCGCCGAGTCCGGCGCGCGCACCACGGGCGTGGCGTTCTTCGCCGTCGCCGACGCCTCCACGCTGCCGCCCGTCGCCGTGCGCAGCGGCGAGGTGGTGCTCGCCGAGCAGGCCGCAGAGGACCTCGGTGTGGTCGCCGGGGACACCGTCACCGTGGGCGGCGTCGACCTCGAGGTGGCGGCCGTCGCCGGGCGGGACTCCTACTCCCACGCGCCCGTCGCCTGGATCTCGGACGCGGACCGGCCGATGACCGGGACCGCACCGGACGCCGCGACCGTGCTCGCGATCAGGGCCGGCACCGCCGACCTCGCCGCCGCCGACGCCGCCCTCGGCACCGAGACCGTCACCGTGGCCGACTCCCTGAACGCGATCGGCTCCTACTCCTCGGAGAACGGGTCCCTGCAGCTCATGCGCGGCCTGCTGCTCGCCATCTCGGCGCTCGTGATCGGCGCGTTCTTCACGGTCTGGACCGTGCAGCGCAGCCCCGAGATCGCGATCCTCAAGGCGGTCGGCGCCTCCACCGGGTACCTGGTGCGCGACGCCGTCGGGCAGGCGTTCGTCCTGCTGCTGTTCGGGACCGGCCTCGGCGCGGCCCTCGCCGCGGGACTCGGCGCGCTCGCCGCCACCGCGGTGCCGTTCGTGCTGGATCCGGCCACGGTCCTGCTGCCCGCGGCGCTGCTGGTGGTGCTCGGCCTCGTCGGGGCGGCCGCCTCGCTGCGCCGGATCGCGACCGTGGATCCCCTCACCGCCCTCGGCGCCGCCAGGTAG
- a CDS encoding class I SAM-dependent methyltransferase — MTRIEDLTQSELWDATAAADYDTPGEGMFAPEVLGPTVERLAALADGGRALEFAIGTGRVAIPLAEHVPVTGIEFSEPMVAQLRTKVGEAELPVVVGDMATADAGLGDYGLVYLVFNTISNLLTQDEQVACFANAARHLRPGGAFVIELWVPELRKLPPGAPGTLWQADDGYVGLDTYDVLNQRVVSHHFRFGDGREATLGRSPHRYIWPAELDLMARLAGFALESRHADFAGAEFTAESRSHVSVYRLPA; from the coding sequence ATGACCCGCATCGAGGACCTGACCCAGTCCGAGCTCTGGGACGCGACCGCGGCCGCCGACTACGACACCCCCGGCGAGGGCATGTTCGCCCCGGAGGTGCTCGGCCCCACCGTCGAGCGGCTCGCGGCGCTGGCCGACGGCGGACGTGCCCTGGAGTTCGCGATCGGCACCGGCCGGGTCGCGATCCCGCTGGCCGAGCACGTGCCGGTCACCGGCATCGAGTTCTCGGAGCCGATGGTCGCGCAGCTGCGCACCAAGGTCGGCGAGGCCGAGCTCCCCGTGGTCGTCGGGGACATGGCGACGGCGGACGCCGGCCTGGGCGACTACGGTCTCGTCTATCTCGTGTTCAACACGATCTCGAACCTGCTCACGCAGGACGAGCAGGTCGCCTGCTTCGCGAATGCGGCCCGTCACCTGCGGCCGGGCGGTGCGTTCGTCATCGAGCTGTGGGTGCCCGAACTGCGCAAGCTCCCGCCGGGTGCCCCGGGCACGCTGTGGCAGGCCGACGACGGCTACGTGGGCCTGGACACCTACGACGTGTTGAACCAGCGGGTGGTCTCCCACCACTTCCGGTTCGGGGACGGTCGCGAGGCCACGCTGGGCCGCAGCCCGCACCGCTACATCTGGCCAGCGGAGCTGGACCTGATGGCCCGGCTCGCCGGGTTCGCGCTGGAGAGCCGGCACGCGGACTTCGCCGGTGCGGAGTTCACGGCCGAGTCCCGGTCCCACGTATCGGTGTACCGGCTGCCCGCGTAG
- a CDS encoding sigma-70 family RNA polymerase sigma factor produces MDGGDDLTGLFERERPRLRAVAYRMLGSLAEADDALQDAWLRAERAGLAGVENPAGWLTTVVVRTCLNRLRARTNRREDGLDDAVLVPDPLLGPAAGADPEQEAVLADSVGLALMVVLETLPPAERLAFVLHDMFAVPFDEIAPMLERSSAATRQLASRGRRRVAASATEPDPDVRAQRAVVDAFFAASRDGDLDALVAVLHPDVVLRSDGGRSRPQMSMTLHGPAAVSRQAFTASRLSPFVHPILVNGAAGVVVAPHGTPQFVMAFTVRDGLVVAIDVLADPRRLADLELPPFGG; encoded by the coding sequence ATGGACGGCGGCGACGACCTCACCGGGCTGTTCGAACGGGAGCGACCGCGACTGCGCGCGGTCGCGTACCGGATGCTCGGCTCACTCGCCGAGGCGGACGATGCGCTGCAGGACGCCTGGCTGCGCGCCGAGCGGGCGGGCCTGGCCGGGGTCGAGAACCCGGCGGGCTGGCTCACCACGGTGGTGGTGCGCACCTGCCTGAACCGGCTCCGGGCGCGGACGAACCGTCGCGAGGACGGGCTCGATGACGCCGTTCTCGTGCCGGATCCGCTGCTCGGGCCGGCGGCCGGAGCGGACCCGGAGCAGGAGGCGGTGCTGGCCGACTCGGTGGGCCTCGCGCTGATGGTCGTGCTGGAGACGCTGCCGCCGGCCGAGCGGCTGGCGTTCGTGCTGCACGACATGTTCGCCGTACCGTTCGACGAGATCGCCCCGATGCTCGAACGTTCGTCGGCCGCGACGCGGCAGCTCGCGAGCCGGGGACGCCGGCGCGTGGCCGCCTCGGCCACCGAGCCCGACCCGGACGTGCGGGCGCAGCGCGCGGTCGTGGACGCTTTCTTCGCGGCGTCCCGCGACGGTGACCTCGACGCGCTGGTGGCCGTGCTGCACCCCGACGTCGTGCTCCGGTCCGACGGCGGCCGGTCCCGTCCGCAGATGTCGATGACGCTGCACGGGCCGGCTGCCGTATCGCGGCAGGCCTTCACCGCGTCGCGGCTCTCACCGTTCGTGCATCCGATCCTCGTCAACGGCGCCGCCGGGGTGGTGGTCGCACCGCACGGGACGCCGCAGTTCGTGATGGCGTTCACGGTCCGGGACGGGCTGGTCGTGGCCATCGACGTGCTCGCCGACCCGCGCCGGCTGGCCGACCTCGAGCTGCCGCCGTTCGGTGGCTGA
- a CDS encoding ABC transporter ATP-binding protein yields the protein MTMHLNDVTLTYPDGDGRLTALDHVTLHAEPGELTAVVGPSGSGKSSLLAVAATLITPDSGQVLLDGTDLVGLNRKQRTRVRRDRIGIVFQSANLLASLTALEQLTVMTHLAGESPTAAGERALELLDAVGLAAQAGRRPHQLSGGQRQRVTIARGLMNEPSVLLVDEPTSALDSERGAAILDLLRRLTTERGLATVMVTHDRDHLAHADRVVEIIDGRAHALAPA from the coding sequence ATGACCATGCACCTCAACGACGTCACCCTCACCTACCCCGACGGCGACGGCCGCCTCACCGCGCTCGACCACGTCACCCTGCACGCCGAACCTGGCGAGCTCACCGCCGTCGTCGGCCCGTCCGGGTCCGGCAAGTCCAGCCTGCTCGCCGTCGCCGCCACGCTGATCACCCCCGACTCCGGGCAGGTGCTGCTCGACGGCACCGACCTGGTCGGCCTGAATCGGAAGCAGCGCACCCGGGTGCGCCGGGACCGGATCGGGATCGTGTTCCAGTCCGCGAACCTGCTCGCCTCCCTCACCGCGCTCGAGCAGCTCACGGTGATGACCCACCTCGCCGGTGAGTCACCCACGGCGGCAGGCGAGCGGGCGCTGGAACTACTGGACGCCGTCGGGCTCGCCGCCCAGGCCGGCCGCCGCCCACACCAGCTCTCCGGCGGCCAGCGCCAGCGCGTCACGATCGCGCGCGGGCTGATGAACGAACCATCCGTGCTGCTCGTCGACGAGCCCACGAGCGCCCTGGACTCCGAGCGGGGCGCGGCGATCCTTGACCTGCTGCGCCGGCTCACGACCGAACGCGGCCTGGCCACCGTGATGGTGACCCACGACCGGGACCACCTCGCCCACGCCGACCGGGTGGTCGAGATCATCGACGGCCGCGCCCACGCGCTCGCCCCGGCCTGA
- a CDS encoding VOC family protein, producing MLRGLTTITYLADDVAAAARWYAELLGTAPYFTRPETGDPAYVEFRIGDYSHELGIMSAAYSPHPHGEPAGATAYWAVDDLDAAVARALALGATAHEPITTRGDGFVTASVVDPFGNILGLMFNQHYLDVLAQRDRTD from the coding sequence ATGTTGCGCGGACTCACCACGATCACCTACCTCGCCGACGACGTCGCGGCGGCGGCCCGCTGGTACGCGGAACTGCTCGGGACCGCGCCCTACTTCACCCGCCCCGAGACCGGCGACCCGGCCTACGTCGAGTTCCGGATCGGCGACTACAGCCACGAGCTCGGAATCATGTCCGCCGCATACTCCCCACACCCGCACGGCGAGCCCGCCGGCGCCACCGCGTACTGGGCCGTGGATGACCTCGACGCCGCCGTGGCCCGGGCCCTCGCACTCGGTGCCACGGCCCACGAACCGATCACGACCCGCGGCGACGGCTTCGTGACGGCCTCCGTGGTCGACCCGTTCGGCAACATCCTCGGGCTCATGTTCAACCAGCACTACCTGGACGTGCTCGCCCAGCGCGACCGGACCGACTGA
- a CDS encoding epimerase has protein sequence MNERPRAVVAGGSGFIGTALIADLRRRGYDVDRIGRSGPDARWGDQAEINALVDGADLLVNLAGKSVGCRYHDRNRNEIYRSRIETTLALHRAVGRAAQPPRLWLNASTGTIYRHAMDRPQTEAAGELGGGFSVDVARNWERVFSHGDLPRTRRVALRMAIVLGDDGALPMLRTAARFGLGGPEYDGWWLPHRRYRGIGPHPTTSRGVDHHTGGRQRFSWIHIDDVLAAVEFIDTRADLEGPVNLAVPATSDNTTLMAGLRRAVGARVGLPAPRWLLEIGMLVLRQESELVLKSRWVAPEKLLAAGFEFRHTDLEAALRDLA, from the coding sequence ATGAACGAACGTCCCCGCGCCGTCGTCGCCGGCGGATCCGGCTTCATCGGTACCGCCCTGATCGCCGACCTGCGCCGCCGCGGCTACGACGTGGACCGGATCGGGCGGTCCGGACCGGACGCCCGCTGGGGCGATCAGGCCGAGATCAACGCGCTCGTCGACGGTGCGGACCTGCTCGTGAATCTCGCCGGCAAGAGCGTCGGCTGCCGCTACCACGACCGGAACCGCAACGAGATCTACCGGTCCCGGATCGAGACCACGCTGGCCCTGCACCGTGCCGTCGGGCGCGCCGCGCAACCGCCCCGACTGTGGCTGAACGCGAGCACCGGGACGATCTACCGGCACGCGATGGACCGGCCGCAGACCGAGGCCGCGGGCGAGCTCGGTGGCGGGTTCTCGGTGGACGTGGCCCGCAACTGGGAGCGTGTGTTCAGCCACGGCGACCTGCCCCGGACCCGCCGAGTGGCGTTACGGATGGCGATCGTCCTCGGCGACGACGGGGCGCTGCCGATGCTGCGCACCGCCGCACGGTTCGGGCTCGGCGGGCCGGAATACGACGGCTGGTGGCTGCCCCATCGCCGCTACCGCGGGATCGGGCCGCACCCCACCACGTCGAGGGGGGTCGATCACCACACAGGTGGGCGGCAGCGGTTCAGCTGGATCCACATCGACGACGTGCTCGCGGCCGTCGAGTTCATCGACACCCGTGCGGACCTCGAAGGTCCGGTGAACCTGGCCGTCCCGGCGACGAGCGACAACACCACGCTGATGGCAGGGCTGCGCCGGGCGGTCGGCGCCCGCGTCGGGCTGCCGGCGCCGCGATGGCTCCTCGAGATCGGGATGCTCGTGCTGCGGCAGGAGTCCGAGCTCGTGCTCAAGAGCCGGTGGGTCGCCCCCGAGAAGCTCCTCGCCGCCGGGTTCGAGTTCCGGCACACCGACCTCGAGGCGGCCCTGCGCGACCTCGCGTGA
- a CDS encoding SDR family oxidoreductase produces the protein MTSPILLTGGTGTLGRLVLARLRAADHDVRVLSRRPHDDEPGVTYVLGDVATGDGLEAAFEGVHTVLHLAGGPKGDAAAAQVVTEHARRARVGHLVAISVVGADAMPLRYFREKAGLERAVAAAEVPWTVLRAAQFHDFVLTLARSLAKLPVAPVPRMRLQSVDADEVAHRLVDLALAGPAGPVPDLVGPAVYDAPDAVRAYLRARGSRRPVLPFGLPGKVGRAYRDGANLAVEPVMHGERSWADFLEDRGGADAVPQPPIAAA, from the coding sequence ATGACCTCCCCGATCCTGCTCACCGGCGGCACCGGCACCCTCGGCCGCCTCGTCCTGGCCCGGCTGCGCGCCGCCGACCACGATGTGCGTGTGCTCAGCCGTAGGCCGCATGACGACGAGCCGGGCGTCACCTACGTGCTCGGTGACGTCGCGACCGGCGACGGCCTCGAGGCAGCGTTCGAGGGCGTCCACACGGTGCTCCACCTGGCCGGCGGACCCAAGGGGGACGCCGCCGCCGCGCAGGTGGTCACGGAGCACGCACGACGTGCCCGGGTCGGTCACCTGGTCGCGATCTCGGTCGTCGGTGCCGACGCGATGCCGCTGCGGTACTTCCGGGAGAAGGCCGGGCTGGAGCGCGCCGTCGCCGCGGCCGAGGTCCCGTGGACGGTGCTGCGCGCGGCCCAGTTCCACGATTTCGTGCTGACGCTGGCGCGGTCCTTGGCGAAGCTGCCGGTCGCACCGGTTCCCCGGATGCGGCTGCAGTCCGTCGATGCGGACGAGGTCGCCCACCGGCTGGTGGACCTCGCCCTCGCAGGTCCGGCCGGCCCGGTGCCCGACCTCGTCGGCCCGGCGGTCTACGACGCGCCCGACGCGGTCCGGGCCTACCTTCGGGCCCGGGGCTCGCGACGCCCGGTCCTCCCCTTCGGGCTGCCGGGCAAGGTCGGCCGCGCCTACCGCGACGGCGCCAATCTCGCGGTCGAGCCGGTCATGCACGGCGAGCGCAGCTGGGCCGACTTCCTCGAGGATCGGGGCGGAGCCGACGCCGTGCCGCAGCCGCCGATCGCCGCGGCCTGA
- a CDS encoding RNA polymerase sigma factor: MNTTEARAAAERAARTSYGRLVAILAAPTGDLMLAEDALSDALERALRTWPEHGVPANPDGWLLAVARNRQRDVWKSAAHRTRAPLPADPGDTAPLTSPLDALDPDAIGERRLALLFVCAHPAIDAAARTPLMLQVVLGLDAARIARAYGVGAAAMAKRLVRAKRRIADTRIPFAVPGRGDLAQRLPGVLEAVYGSYAVTLTGGPEEAPLRSPDSLAGEAHYLAVTLATLLPDEPEVLGLAALISLSLARSPTRRADFVPLAEQDPAAWDTDLIADGEAYLRRASATDRLGRFQLEAAVQAVHCDRRRTGVTDWQALRTLYSALVLLAPTLGAQVALAATVGRLDGPEAGLAALPDGADLFQPAWATRAHLLGAAGRGEEAAVAFDRAAALTVDPGTRRHLNDRAAEFRGPR, translated from the coding sequence GTGAACACGACCGAGGCGCGGGCGGCCGCCGAGCGCGCCGCCCGCACCTCCTACGGCCGGCTGGTCGCGATCCTGGCGGCACCCACCGGGGACCTCATGCTCGCCGAGGACGCCCTGTCCGACGCGCTCGAGCGTGCCCTGCGGACGTGGCCCGAGCACGGTGTGCCCGCCAACCCGGACGGCTGGCTCCTTGCCGTCGCCCGCAATCGCCAGCGCGACGTGTGGAAGTCGGCCGCCCACCGCACCAGGGCACCGCTCCCGGCCGACCCGGGTGACACCGCGCCGCTGACGTCGCCGCTGGACGCCCTCGACCCCGACGCCATCGGCGAGCGCCGACTGGCACTGCTGTTCGTGTGCGCGCACCCGGCCATCGACGCGGCGGCCCGCACCCCACTCATGCTGCAGGTGGTGCTCGGCCTCGACGCCGCCAGGATCGCGCGGGCGTACGGGGTGGGCGCGGCGGCGATGGCCAAGCGTCTGGTCCGGGCCAAGCGCCGGATCGCCGACACCCGGATCCCGTTCGCCGTTCCGGGACGCGGTGACCTGGCGCAGCGGCTGCCCGGCGTCCTCGAGGCCGTGTACGGCAGTTATGCGGTCACGCTCACCGGCGGTCCGGAGGAGGCGCCACTGCGGTCCCCGGACTCCCTGGCCGGCGAGGCCCACTACCTCGCCGTCACGCTCGCCACGCTGCTCCCGGACGAACCCGAGGTGCTCGGCCTGGCCGCGCTGATCTCGCTGTCGCTGGCCCGGTCGCCGACTCGGCGGGCGGACTTCGTCCCGCTCGCCGAGCAGGACCCGGCAGCCTGGGACACGGACCTGATCGCCGACGGAGAGGCGTACCTCCGGCGGGCGTCGGCCACCGACCGGCTCGGACGGTTCCAGCTCGAGGCAGCGGTCCAGGCCGTGCACTGCGACCGGCGCCGCACCGGAGTGACGGACTGGCAGGCGCTGCGCACCCTCTACTCGGCGCTCGTGCTGCTCGCGCCGACCCTCGGCGCGCAGGTGGCACTCGCGGCAACGGTCGGCCGCCTGGACGGCCCCGAGGCCGGCCTCGCTGCGCTGCCCGATGGCGCCGACCTCTTCCAGCCCGCCTGGGCGACTCGCGCACACCTGCTCGGCGCAGCCGGGCGCGGCGAGGAGGCCGCGGTGGCGTTCGACCGGGCGGCCGCACTCACCGTCGACCCTGGGACCCGGCGCCACCTCAACGATCGGGCCGCCGAGTTCCGAGGTCCACGCTGA